DNA sequence from the Mesorhizobium sp. AR10 genome:
TTTTCACCAACGCTTCGCACGCGACGCGCGCCTTCGGATCGGTGCGGAGGATCGCATCCAGGATGGCATCCGAGATGTTGTCGGCCATCTTATCCGGGTGTCCCGCGCCGACGGATTCGGAAGAGAATACGAACTGCCTAGTCATTGAATGTCCTCGCTTCAGATGTTGGAGTTAGGTGGCAACCTTCGATTTGCCCGCCTTACCTGTCGGTGATGCCAGGGACCTCGAACGCAGCGCAGAAGTCGGCGACCTCTCTCCGCACCCAGGCATGGACATCCGGATCATTGGGCTGGCGGCAGACCAGGTCGATGAAGGCGGCAATCTGCACCATTTCCGCCTCGCGCATGCCCATGGACGTCATAGCTGGCGACCCCAGGCGAATTCCGCTTGTGACCGCCGGATGGCGCGGGTCGCCCGGCACCATGTTAAAATTCGTAATGATGCCTGCCTTTGCCAATCGCTCCGCATAGGCTTTGCCTGACAGTGGTCGATCGCGCATATCAAGGATCAGCATGTGATTGTCAGTCCCCCCGGTGACCAGGTCATACCCTCGCTCCAGAAGCGCCTGGGCCAGCGCCTTGGCATTCTTGACGATCTGCTGACCGTAGACACGGAAGGACGGGTTCGCGGCTTCCTGCAAAGTGACAGCTAGAGCGGCGATGATATTCATATGCGGTCCGCCCTGCAGGAGAGGGAACACCGCACGGTCTATACGTTTGGCCAGATTGTGTTTGCTTTTCGGATGATAGAGCGCCTGATAGCGATCTTCATTCCTTGACAAAATGAAGCCCCCGCGGGGACCGCGGATTGACTTGTGAGACGTGCTGCTGACGACGTCGCAATGGCCGACGGGGTTCGGGTGCGCTCCCGCGACAATGAGGCCGCTTATGTGCGCGATGTCGGCCACGAGATAGGAGTTCACCTCCGAAGCGATTTCCGCCATTGCCGCATAGTCAAAAACGCGGGCATAAGCAGTTCCGCCGACCCAAATGAGTTTCGGCCGTTCCCGCTTGGCCGTCTCGCGCAAGCGGTGATAGTCAATCTGCTGCGTCTTTTCGTGCAGCCCATAGGGGACGCGTTTGTAATCAGCGCCGGAGAAGTTGACGGCCCATCCATGTGTCAGATGACCCCCACCGGGGAGAGACAAGCCCATCACCTTGTCGCCCGGGCTCAAAAGCGCGCGATAGACAGCCTGATTGGCCGGCGAGCCGGAATAAGGCTGGACGTTGGCGTGTTCGCTGCCAAATAGTGTTTTCAAGCGCTCAATGGCGAGGTTCTCAAGCTCATCGACGATCTCGTTTCCCGCGTAGTAGCGCGCACCGGGGTATCCCTCGGCGTACTTGTTCGTGAAAATCGAGCCGGTCGCTTCCAGCACGGCCGAAGAGGCGAAGTTCTCAGAAGCGATCAGTTTGAGCGTCGTGCGCTCCTGCCGCTCCTGTCTAAGAAGCAGTTCGTGAGCGCGGCAATCGACCGCGGCCAAGGGAGACCGTCCGTAGGTGTCGGGCTGCGCGATGGCGCCGTCGGCGGAGTTGTCAATGATAGTTTCGCGCTCCGCTTTTTTGGGTTGGTCTGTCTCGACGATTAAGCAGGAGGTCCCCTTCGCCCGAGCGTCTTGCATCGTCGCTTCGAGGCGTTGTAGGTCTCGTTTATGATGGCCATGGTTGGGGGGCAGGAGATCGACCAAGAATTGAACCAGACCGCCGTCCTTGCCTCCTGCTTTCAGATAGTAGGACCGACGTTGATCGTCGCACCAAAGAAAATCGGCTCTGGCGAGCAGCCTAAGGTGTCGCAGAACGTGCTCGCGACGCAGACCCATAATCTCGGCCAGCTCGCAGACAGTTAGGTCTGCATGCGCGCAAAGGCCCAGGATTCGAAGGCGATCAAGATGCGCTGCCGTCCGCAGACGTCTGACCAGTGTCATCATCGGTCAGCACCAATCCGGGTAGCATAAGCAAACATTGCCACTTCCATCTCCTTCAACCAGGATGAGATCTCTTCTTGGCATTCGCTCAATCGAAGACTAAATGCTGCGCGGCGGTCGGACATATGAAACAAGTCAGGGTTTTGCCGCCAGGGACTTGGATGTTGTGGCGAGCGTATCATTGCCGACAATTTTTTGCGCTAAGTCTCTGTGAATTTCGTTGAAGGATATATTTCAACCCCAGAAAATGGACATTGCGATATGCTGGTCAGGCAGTGGCCGGCGAACTGCTTGGCCAGGCAGGTATGCGGAATCAAACGTCTACCTCGTCTGTCGTTTTTGCACGACTGGATCAGTGTTTTTGGAAGCGCCGGCCGGTAAACCTTTCGATGCCGTCCTTAGCCCGGCCAGTAGGGGGCGCCGCGCTGTTTGCGAAACGTCCTGTCACGTTGAGGGAGTGTCTGTTGGGATTGGTGACAATGTGACACGGTTTCGCCACAATTTAGCCGCGCCGATGCCTCAATGTTTGACGAGATACGCGGCGTTGCCTGAGACGGTTCGGTCCGGCACCGGCTCGTAGCCCCCCGCCCACGGGTCAGCGTCGGATCGAACCTCGGCTTTCCTGGAAAATGAAACTACTCCCCAGAATAGCCCTCCCGAAATTGCAGAGGCTTCTTCTGGAGATAATTCGGTCAAACCGTAAGCTGACATATCCGCCCTTGTCTCCTTTCTAGAGCTCAAATAGGACGATGAATCCGTGATGCCGGTCCGCGGCAGGTGCCGCCGCACAATGAGAACCTCAAGAGTCATGCCAACCCGCGCAGGAAGCGCCTCAGAACAACCGTTCCGAATGTCTATTCAATGGCTCAACTGAGAGTGCGGCGGCACGCCGACTGAAACATCACCCTGTTTGGGACGCGACAAACCCGACAACACGGAGCGCGAGGTGCGAGAACGGCAACGAGTAAATTGTGCAATCGGGCGAGCCGCTGACGCTTGTGCTGAACCGCGCGGCCCGCGAAGTCAGTCTGTCGTCCGGATGCTCGACCGCAGTTGCCCCCGCCCAGAGGGCCAAATCACCGCGGCCCTCATTGGCCTTCGACGACCTTCGACTCGTCGGCTTCTCGAAAGCGCCAGTTGTCAGAGCAATGAGGAAATTCATGGCAGGGTGGCAATTTGCGAGCCTTGATCAACCAGAGGGGCCATAACAGTGTCGGCTGTGAGTCCTGCCGGAACGCACACGCCAGACAGTGACCCACGCAGGGCTGCCGGATCCGCTCCCCCGGAGTGCGCCACCGAACCGGTGGATCTCGGTTCCGGCGGCGACAGGCGTGCCGATCTCGACGGCCGCCACCTCGTTGGCCTCAAGCCCCCCATCTGACCTGCTACCACCACGCGACAAGCGCCCCCGCCATGGAAGAGATCGTCTCGACATCAGGTGCAGTTCCGGCATCCCGCTCGAACACATGCGGTGCTCGCCTCAGCGCCATCGCTTCTCGCGTGCACGCCTCGTGAGGCTAGCAAAGGGGATGGAATGTGCCCGACGGCTCGGCCGCAGCATGCAGGATCAGGAACGACCATGGCTGCCGCGCCCGCGATCGTGCCAGTGCACTCCGCTCGACTTCCCGGAGTGCAACGTCTCTGTTTCGAGAGCTTGCCAAGATAGCGCTTGTGCCGCGCCATGTCGCATCATAGATGCGCCCCGCATAACCACCAGGGCGGGGACGCCGCAGCAGATTGCCGCTTCGCTGCAAGAGCCGCCGCCCCGCGCTGCAATACCGTCTCAAATACTTTGTCGATCATCGCCTGCTCAGTCGTCGAATGTACTCGATCCGGAACTTCCTGACCCAACGACGGATTGTCTCGTAGGGGACCACAATGCCGCGCTCCAGCAGCATTTCGTCAACCAGACCCAAGCTCAGCGGAAATCGGAATAAAGCCGGACCGCGTGAGCAATGACCTCGGGCGGCGGTGGCGATTGTAGCTAACGGGCGAACCGTTCATACCGTCGCCCTATGCTCCAAAAGCTGACCGCCAGTTAACGTAACACCGCCTGCATACCTGCTGTGTCTGCTTGTGTAGGTCCAATGCCGTCACAGCTCGCGTACAGCGCTCCCGCTATGCCTCTATCGCGATGGTGCCAACGCACTCCGTTTGGACTTCCCGTCAAACGCTAGCGACAGGTTGAGATTATGGTGCAACATCTGATTCTCTGGCTCTGCTTCGAGAGCTTGGCGGTATAGCGCTTGTGCCGCGTCATGCCGCCCCTCGTTATCCAAGACAACTCCCTTCGCATTCAATGCACGCAAATTTCCTGGGACGGCAACTAAGACGCTGTCGAGTACCTGAAGCGCCTCATGCGCGCGTTCCTGCGCCAGCAAGGCCTTCGTAAGACGGATTGCCGCATCGACATTGTCCGGATGCTGCTTCAGATCATCCCGCAAAGCCTGCACTTGAGAATCCTGACTGACTGCGCGCCAAATGCGTTCGCGCATAGCCGGATCGATGTTATTGGCGCCCAGCAACTCTGGTGGCGATGTCTCCTTCACTGAAAGACCCGGCTTATTCCAGCTAGCGCAACCCGCGAGAGGCAGAATGGCGAGCACTGCGAAGAGAACTGAGTACGGCGCAGCGACTGCATTCTCATGTGAATTCATGCTTGGTTTTCCCTATCATCGAGCGCTTTGGCTGTCAGTTGGCGGCAACGCCGATATTGCGCGGTTTCCGTGATGTTCCAATATTGGTTCCAGTCGGAGCTTGATCGATCCGGCGGGCTGAATCGTGAAGTCGGAGGCGAGGTCCTGATAAGACAGAACAGCAAGATCGATCCCGTTTCGGCTTAGAAAACCGCGGACGAAGCGTCGGACATCCATTGAAGTCAATACGACAGGGAGGGTCTGACCTGGTGCTGCGCTGGAAAGGATCTGACGCATCTGTGACAGCAGCGCTTCGCTTTGCCGATCCTCTAACACGAGATATGGGCCTGCAGCCGAATCCCGAACCGCGCTGCGCATGAAATCCTCAGTCTCACGTTCGATAACGAAGGCGGGCACGATTCCGTGTGTGGCATAGCGGTGACAGATCTGCCGCTTCATGCCAGAACGAACGTATTCCGTGAGCAGTGCGACGTTTTGCTCACGTTCGCTCCATTCGGCCAATGCCTCCAAGACGAGTCGGGTATTGCGGATGGGGATACCTTCATCCAGCAGGCGGCGCAGCACATCGGCAATCCGAGGGATTGGCGTGGTGCGCAGCACCTCCTTCACCAGATCAGCGTATTCCTGCTCCATGCGACCCAGCAAATGGCGGGTTTCTTGGATGCCCACCAAGCGCGGTGCATAGCGGGTCAAGGTCGCATGGATACGCAACGCGAGGCGTTCGCTGGGACGGTGATGCCCGATGCCGGCGGCATTGAGAGCCGGCGCATGGCTTTGTTCGACCCAGATTTTGTCCATTTCTGGATCATGCCGAAATGGGATGCCGCTCGATTCAATGCTCGCCAGATCGTCTGTGAGGGTGAGCTGTGTCGGATTAATCAAATCCTGTTCGACTGGCACGCCCTCGACATCTATCCTGAATTGCGACTCGGGCAGCTGCTGGTCGACCGCGACTGGGATGCGCGGAACGACAATGCCGAGATCGGCTGAGACTAGTTGCGAAACGCGTGCAATGTGCTGTTGTAATTCAACTTGGTCGATCGCATGCGTAAGGCTCGGCGCAAGGAAGAAGGCGATCGGACATGCCTCTGCAGGGACGGTTTCCTTCTCTACTGGCGCTGCAGTTGCAGCATCGACCTTGCCGGCGCCCGGCACATCACCCTTGACAATGCTTGCCGCGGCGAAGACTGCGGCCAAGATCAGAAAGACGGGCAGGGGGAAACCAGGAACGAACCCCATCACAACCAAGACGCAGGCCGCCAGCCGCAATGCTCGCTTAC
Encoded proteins:
- the sctV gene encoding type III secretion system export apparatus subunit SctV, with the protein product MANVLRNFIERAPANPDLMVALMLLLAVAMMVMPIPIMVIDTLIGFNMGLAILLLLVALYVSTPLDFSSLPGVILISTVFRLALTIATTRLILAEGEAGSIIHTFGDFVISGNIVVGFVIFLVVTMVQFMVLAKGAERVAEVAARFTLDALPGKQMAVDAELRNGHIDANESRRRRATLERESQLYGAMDGAMKFVKGDAIAGLVVIFINMLGGISIGLLSKGMSFGEVLHHYTLLTIGDALISQIPALLLSITAATIVTRVTGAASSNLGTDIVKQLTASKRALRLAACVLVVMGFVPGFPLPVFLILAAVFAAASIVKGDVPGAGKVDAATAAPVEKETVPAEACPIAFFLAPSLTHAIDQVELQQHIARVSQLVSADLGIVVPRIPVAVDQQLPESQFRIDVEGVPVEQDLINPTQLTLTDDLASIESSGIPFRHDPEMDKIWVEQSHAPALNAAGIGHHRPSERLALRIHATLTRYAPRLVGIQETRHLLGRMEQEYADLVKEVLRTTPIPRIADVLRRLLDEGIPIRNTRLVLEALAEWSEREQNVALLTEYVRSGMKRQICHRYATHGIVPAFVIERETEDFMRSAVRDSAAGPYLVLEDRQSEALLSQMRQILSSAAPGQTLPVVLTSMDVRRFVRGFLSRNGIDLAVLSYQDLASDFTIQPAGSIKLRLEPILEHHGNRAISALPPTDSQSAR
- the glyA gene encoding serine hydroxymethyltransferase; translated protein: MDNSADGAIAQPDTYGRSPLAAVDCRAHELLLRQERQERTTLKLIASENFASSAVLEATGSIFTNKYAEGYPGARYYAGNEIVDELENLAIERLKTLFGSEHANVQPYSGSPANQAVYRALLSPGDKVMGLSLPGGGHLTHGWAVNFSGADYKRVPYGLHEKTQQIDYHRLRETAKRERPKLIWVGGTAYARVFDYAAMAEIASEVNSYLVADIAHISGLIVAGAHPNPVGHCDVVSSTSHKSIRGPRGGFILSRNEDRYQALYHPKSKHNLAKRIDRAVFPLLQGGPHMNIIAALAVTLQEAANPSFRVYGQQIVKNAKALAQALLERGYDLVTGGTDNHMLILDMRDRPLSGKAYAERLAKAGIITNFNMVPGDPRHPAVTSGIRLGSPAMTSMGMREAEMVQIAAFIDLVCRQPNDPDVHAWVRREVADFCAAFEVPGITDR
- a CDS encoding tetratricopeptide repeat protein, whose translation is MNSHENAVAAPYSVLFAVLAILPLAGCASWNKPGLSVKETSPPELLGANNIDPAMRERIWRAVSQDSQVQALRDDLKQHPDNVDAAIRLTKALLAQERAHEALQVLDSVLVAVPGNLRALNAKGVVLDNEGRHDAAQALYRQALEAEPENQMLHHNLNLSLAFDGKSKRSALAPSR